ACCATTAGTCTGGATTTACTGAAAAATTACCTGAGCTTTTTGCGAAAATGCCTCCGCGAAAACTCTGAAGTAGTATCGCCAGCACCAGCTACACCTACAGCTAAGCCAAGCGATGAGCAGATTTTACAGATAATTCGAGATTTAGATCGGGAACTGGGAACGGAAAATTATTTGCCAATTTTTCACTTGCGGCAGAAGTTACAACCGCCCTTATCCAGGGAAGAATTAGATCGATCGCTTTATCGCCTGCAACGGAACGACCAAGTTGAGTTGAGTTCGCTGGTAGATACGACGCCCTATACTTCAGAACAAATTGACGCCGGAATGCCCCAAGATATTGGTGGTGTGCTGTTCTATATCGTAGCTAATTAGTAATCTATCCTCGACTGTTGAACTCTAAAATTACTACCCTAGTGCAATGGAAGTGCAAGCATGGCATCTATAGATCAAATTATTAAACGAGAGGTTAACCCATTCGATCCGGTAACTTTTAAAGCGGGTAACTTTTGGCAGGAACAGCAAGATCCAGCCCTTACTGTTGAGTCTATTCATCAAGATATCCTCATTGAAATTGAAGCGCTTCTCGATCTGGTTGCCCAAGATCGTCGCACCCGCACCCTGATGCTTTATGGCGACTCTGGTTCTGGTAAAACTTATTTATTGGGTCGGCTCAAACGCACGCTCAACCGCAAAGCTTTTTTCGTTTATATCGATCCATTTCCCGATAGCGACTTCATCTGGCGGCACGTCCTACGCTACACTGTGGATAGCCTTTTGCAAGTCCCTCAAGGCCAACAAGAATCTCAGTTGTTACTTTGGCTCAAGGGTTTATCTGTTTTCAAACAACGCAGTATTTTAGATCGGATACGGGGCGATCGCCAAGCCTTCATCCGCAAACTTAGAGATACTTATACTTCAGGTATATACAATGCGAATGAGTTCTTTGGAGTGCTGTACGACCTGCTCAATCCTGAATTACGGCTGCTTGCCTGCGATTGGTTGCGGGGAGACGATTTAGATGAAGAAGATTTGAAAAATCTGCGGCTCAAAAGTGATATTGACACCGAAGATGCAGCCCAAAAAGTTTTGGCTAATTTTGGCAGAATTGCTGCGGAAACTCAGCCGATCGTACTTTGTTTTGACCAGCTAGAAAACATTGCTCGCTTGCCAAACGGAAATATCGATTTACAAGCATTGTTTACCGTCAACTCCAGTATTCATAACCAGAACTTGAAGAACTTTCTGGTTATCATTAGCCTAATTACAGATATTGGGAGACAGAATGCCGATCGCATTCATCAGTCTGACAAAGCTCGGATAGATCATCGAGTTAGCTTAAAACGTATTACTTTGGATCAAGCAGAAACAATCTGGGCAAGTAGACTCTATCCGCTATACCAACAAGCCGATCCCAAACCTCCCACACCAATTTCCCCCTTAACCAGAAAAATTTTAGAGTTGAAATTCCCTGGTGGTAGAACTGACCCTAGAAATGCTCTCAGGCTTGGCCAAAAACTAATTCAGGGATACAAGCTAGGCGGAAAGTTTGAAGAAGATTCTGTCGCAGTATTAAAATTGATCTGGCTTGACGAATTTAATAAAATTCAGCAGAAAATCTCTCGAATTCGCCAATTATCTTCCCAGGAACTGATACGAATGTTTCAAGAAGTATTAGCTGCTTTGCAAGTGGCCGAGATTCGTCCCAAGCTGTTACCCGGAACAAAGTATGGTAGTTATTCTGTTAGCTACGAACAGCCAGGTAAGTCTAAAAGAGTAGGAGTTGTGTGGACTGAAGAACCTAACTTGAGCAACTTCTTTTATGTAATGAATGCTTGCCAAAAGGCAATTCAACAAAACCTGTGCCAAACTCTGTATCTAATTAGGGCTGAAGAGGTAGGGAAAGAAACCAATAAAGGTTATAAACTTTACAAGGAAATCTTTACTGGTTTACCTCATCGCCTGATTATACCAGATATGACTTCTGTATACTACTTGGCAACTTACCACAGCTTGGCTAATGCGGCTCGATCCGCAGAGTTGGTGGTTGCAGGTGAAACCCCCAATATCAATGATTTAGAAGCATTAATTCGCGATTCTCAAATCTTGCATAATTGTTCTTTACTGCAAGATTTAGGTATCGTTCCAAGTCAAGAAAATGCTGATAATTTCAGGCAAGTTACAAACAACTTTAATGGGAAGAAAATGGATACTTTTCAGCAATTGAAAGACTTTTTATTGACTCTAGTCACAACTCAGCAACTTATGGGTAATCAGGTACTTATCCAAAATGCTCTCAATCAGTTTCCTATGGTGAATGAATCCCAAGTTGTTCAGCTGATTCAGCAGCTATGTCAGGAAAACAGAATTCAACTTCTCAACGCCAAGGCTAGTCCAGAAGCACAATTAGTCTGTCTATTACCTAAAGGTTAGTTGGTGCTGTAAACTATAATTCATTTTACTTTAGCCAATGCCATATATAACAGAATCAGCTACAATAATAGCACTTATCACCAAATTATCATCTGCTAAAATACTTTGGGCAGATACAGAAGTTGCTGACTGGGATACAGCTTATCCCAGATTATCTTTGATTCAAGTGTTGGCAGATCCGAAGAATCTTAATGGCGATCGCGCTTATATTCTAGACGTATTGGATAAGTCTGATTTGGTAGCATATTTTGTTAATCAAATCATGGCAAATCCTGAAATTGAAAAGGTTTTTCATAACGCCAGCTTCGATCTAAAGTTTCTAGGTGGTAACAAGGCGCAGAACGTTACCTGTACTTTGAAGATGGCGAGGAAGATAACCAAAGATCGCCTTTCAGTTTCCAACCTAAAACTCAAAACTTTAGCAGCAGAACTTTGCCAATTTAGCAATATAGATACAGAAGAACAAGGAAGCGATTGGGGACGCCGACCTTTAACCGAAAAACAGTTAAAATATGCTAAATTAGATCCAATTTATCTGGCTCACGTACATCGTCGTTTATTAAAAACTATTAACCAAAATCATCCTAATTTAGAGGATATGTCATCAATGCCGCGACATGAAAAATCCGAACAAACTAGCTTCAGTGTCACCAACGTCAGAGTAGCTTTTGAATGTCCGCGTTTATTTTATTTGCACCATCATTTTGATGGAAAAACTTTGTTTGTGCCAGAGGATCGCATCAAGGGAATTGGCACTGCATTTCATAAATTAGCAGAAGATTTTATTGGTATAGCTAAGCGTGAACCGCAGTTTAAAGCTTTATTTGAGTCACCAGTTGAGCATTTGAGTGTGGATGCGATCGCAACTCAAATGCAACAGCTATTTTATCAACTAGCATTTTTCCCTTATCTACAATCAGCTATTCAACAAGACTCAAATCAAGCGGCGGCGTTGCATCAAATCTGGCAGGGATTAACTAGATTGATTCGCCACTGGACTGAATTGCTTATTAAAAATAGACGCGATTGTCGTGCGGATGCTGTGATTTCCCGCACTTTGGTTACTGGAGAATTCAGCCTTGAGCATAACTTCACTTTGCCAGATGGTACGCAGCAAAGGTTAATCGGAAAACTTGATAGTTTAGTCTTCGATTTTGAGCAAAAGCGCCTCTGTGTGGTAGAGTATAAAACTTATGAGCCTGTCGATCCCTCCGCTCAATTAGCCCAGGTTTCTCTCTATAGCTATATGCTTAAAGAAAAGAAAAAAGTGCCTGTTGATTCGGCAGTTTACTGCGTTTTACCAGAGTTCAAAGAATATCGCTATTCTTGGGAACAGTTGGAAAAGACAGTACATCAAGTGATTCCTCATAAATTACAGCAAATGCGGGAATGGCTGAAATGGGAACCGCCTCATCCCAATCCGCCGCCACCAACACCCCAACCGCACCTTTGCGATATTTGTCCACAGCAGGAAAAGTGTCAGTCTTTTTTTGTTGTTGATAGCAGCCAATCTACATCATCTGAGAAAGTGGTAATTCCTCCACAAGCTGAAAAAAAGAAGCCTGAAGCGACTAAAAAACCTTTACCTACTCCTAACGCAGATGCGATCGCAGAAAAGTTAGTAGCAACCCTCAAGTCTTTTGGTATTAGTGTTGATTACCAAGGGGCAGCGATCGGGCCAGCTTTCATCCGAGTTAGGCTCAAACCTCATCCGGGAGTAAGAGTTGCCTCCCTACTAAATAGATCTGCCGATCTACAGGTGCAACTAGAATTAGCCAATCCGCCGCTGATTGCACCGCAAGCTGGGTATGTCAGCGTCGATCTACCGCGATCCGATCGCCAAATAGCCAAAATTGAGGATTATATTCAGCGTCAACAATTGCCCTCAACAGCACCAGTGAAAATTGCGATCGGCGTGAATCTGGACGGACAATTACTAGAAGCTGATTTATCCGATCCGAATACTTGTCACTTTTTAGTTGGTGGGACGACTGGTAGCGGTAAGAGCGAATTTCTGCGAAGTCTTCTCCTCAGTCTACTCTGGCGTCACTCCCCCAAGCATCTGAAAATTGCCCTCGTCGATCCCAAGCGGGTAACTTTCCCAGAATTTGAGGGGATACCGTCGCTGTATGCACCCGTGGTTAAAGATAGCGATCGCGCGATCTCCCTCATGACTGACTTAGTAGCAGAAATGGAGCAGCGTTATCAGCTGTTTGAAGCTGCTGGCTGTGCCGATATCAGCGCTTACAATCAAAAAGCAACCAAACCCCTACCCCGCATTGTCTGCATCTTCGATGAATATGCTGATTTTATGGCGGAAAAAGAAATTCGCAATGCACTAGAATTGAGCATTAAACGTCTTGGCGCTATGGCACGAGCAGCTGGAATTCACCTGATCGTGGCCACCCAACGTCCAGAAGCCAGAGTTGTCACCCCCTTAATCCGCTCTAACTTACCAGGAAGGGTTGCATTGCGTACCGCCAGTGAGGCAGACTCGATTATTGTGCTAGGTGGCGATCGAAAAGCAGCTGCCTACCTACTGGGTAAAGGTGATTTACTCTACCAAGCGGGATCGCATCTGCACCGATTACAAAGCTTGTTGGCTACAATTATCGAGTTGCCCCAAAGCTAGCATTCACCTGCCACAGAAGGCATCGCCAGATGATTCGTCTACCTCGGTAGGAATATTTCAGCAGCTAACGCCCTTTTGCCCCGTGCGTAAAAATATTAAATTTAATTAAGCGTTTCCATTTTAGGATCGCTATGGTATCCAGATCGACTTTGCTCGCGCAGGGCGTCATTCTTGAGAGGACTGAACGAATGGGTTATATCATTTCAACTGCCAACATGAAAGGCGGTGTCGGTAAGACTACCCTCACCGTAAACTTGGCCGCTAGTTTGGTAAAAGATTTTGGTAAGCGGGTTTTGGTGGTCGATTTAGACAATCAAATCAGTGCGACTCTGAGCTTGATGTCTCCGCAAGACTTTTCCAAACGCCGCAGAGACAAACGGACACTGAGGCATTTGGTAAACAAGGCAATTAAACCGGATATTAAGCTAACAATACCCATTCAGGATGTAATTTGCCCCTACGTCTGTTCGCTGAAGGATCTAGATTTATTGCCAGGAGATCTTGACCTCTATGATGAATTTTTGGTATCTGAAATGCTCTATGAAAAAGCCATTAAAGGAGGTCAGCCCAACTTTGAACAAATTTGGATTCGCTTTGAAAGAAGACTGGTACAACATATTTTAAGCCCGGTCATTAAAGACTATGATTTTATCATCCTTGATTGTGCGCCCGGTTATAATCTCTTAACTCGTAGCGGTCTTCTGGCTAGCGATTTTTATATATTACCCGCTAAGCCAGAACCTTTATCCGTCATTGGTATTCAATTGCTAGAAAGACGGCTAGCTCAACAAAGAGAGATTCATAAAGACGATCCAGTTAATATTCAGTTGCTGGGAATTGTCTTCACAATGTCAGGTAGTCTGCTGACGGGAAGGTATTACCAGCAGGTGATGCGGCGAGTTAATGAAGATTACAGCGCTACAAAATTATTCAAAACTCGCATCCCAGTTGATGTCAGCGTCTCCAAAGCAGTTGACACTTTCATGCCTGTTGTGCTGTGCAATCCTCAATCGCCTGGTAGTAAAGCTTTCACGCAGTTAACGCAAGAATTTATACAGAAAATAAGCGTTATTGCTACCGTCAAGCAAAACCCAGCAAAGTTTGATTTGGGAGAGTGAAGGGAAGGGGCTAGGGGCTGAGCGTCTCCGCACTGAGCGCTTGCCGAAGTGTCACGTCGAAGCCTAGCCCCTAGTCCCTATTGAAGGGCTAGTGCTGGAATGCAACGATCGCATAACAGAGGATGTAGTGCTGATTTGCCTACATAAAGCGAGTAGTTCCAGCAGCGATCGCATTTTTCCCCTTCCGCCTTCACCACACCCACAGTCAAACCGTCAGACTGTCCTTTGTACTCCAATCCAGACAAAGCTTCTGGCGATTCCACCAGTTCCACCTGAGAAGAAATAAACAGGTAACGTAACTCATCCACTCCCTTATTGAGTGTTGAGTCTTTTAGGATCGAGCTTAAGTCTGCCGTCAGTTCTTGTATCTCAGTAGTTACTTGAGCGCTAACCGCTGGTTGTACAATAAATGTTCGCCTTGAAGAAGTTTTGCCGACAACCTCTTCTTTAAAGGATTGAATTTGAGCGAACAACTCTTGGCGATCGGTTGTTTTGAGCAATTTACGATTAGCAAAACGCAGACAGTAGACAACCCCAGCGATTGTAAAAAACGGTTTTAGCAGAGGGATACGATTTATAGCATCCATCGTCGCATCTGTTACATAAAATACGCCTGCCACTGCCAGAATTAAGCTAAGTACTGTCAGCGGTTTTTGGTTGTTTTGCAGAAATCCGCCCAGATTATCGAACCAATTAGATAAAACGACCGAAAAATCTGTCAAGAACGTTTGCCACTCTTGGGAGGATGTTTCTTTTGTTGTTACCTGTATGGGGATATCGACTTCTTCAACTTCAAGCTGTTCGTCTGCGAAGAGGGCTAATGGCTGACTTTCAGGATTCAAAACCTGCAAGCGTTGGCGTAACTCGTCGTCAGCGACGTAAAGCAACACTTTGGCTTCCAGAGAAGATCCGATCGTGTCACCTTTTCGCGCTTGTTCCATTACCTTATTAACTTCCCCGCGCAGATGGCGTAATTGTTGCCAAAATGCAGCGAGTTCGGGGTTTTTCCAACGCGCATCTAATTTGACCCAACCGGATTCAAATACAGATTTGTAGGGTGTTGGATAAGGAATAAATTGCCAGATATCTTCTGCTGTATGGCATAGAACGGGTGCGATCGCACGTGCTAAATTTTCCACAGCAATAGCCAGCACCGTCTGAGTGCTGCGACGACGGAAGGAATCCGCCGCACTGATATAAAGCCGATCTTTGGCAATATCCAAATAAAAATTGGATAAATCGACGACGCAGAAATTCTGCACTGTTTGGAAGAATCGGAAGAATTGGAAACTATTCATAGCTTCCGTCACTTCCTCGAATACTTCCGTCATTCGGTGCAGCATATAGCGATCGAGTTCTGGCAGATTTTCGTAAGGCACCGCGTCTTTTGCTGGGTCAAAATCGTGCAAATTTCCCAACAAGAAACGAGCGGTATTGCGGATCTTATTCCTCACATCCCCCATCTGCTTCAGGATGTTTTTGCTGATGGGAACATCGGCAGAATAATCTACCGAAGACACCCACAAGCGCAACACATCCGCGCCATAAGGCGGCTCCTCTTTTTGATTTTTCCCGCCCTCAATTACCATCGCTGGGTCAATTACATTACCCAGGGACTTACTCATTTTGCGACCTTGTTCGTCCAAGGTAAAACCGTGAGTCAACACAGTTTTATAGGGCGCTATACCATTTGTTGCTACACTTGTCAACAAACTGGATTGAAACCAACCCCGGTGCTGATCGGACCCTTCCAGATACATATCGGCTGGGTAATGCAATTGGGGCCGCTGTTTGGCCACGGCTGCCCAGGACGAACCGGAGTCAAACCAGACATCCATCGTATCGGTGCCTTTGCGGTAGGTGCGATCGCCATTGCGGTATTTTTCGGGCAGAAGTTCTTCTACCGAGAGTTCCCACCAAACGTCAGAACCTTTTTCGGCCACAATTGCTTGGACGTGGGCGATCGTTTCCGCAGTCAGCAGCGGTTCGCCCGTTTCTTCATCGTAGAAAACGGGAATCGGCACGCCCCAACTGCGCTGACGGGAGATGCACCAATCCGATCGTTCTGCCACCATTGGGGTGATGCGGTTTTGGCCTTGGGGAGGAATCCATTTTACGGATGCGATCGCATTTAGCGCCTCTTCCCGAAATCCTTCCACGGAAGCAAACCATTGTTCCGTCGCCCGAAAGATCGTCGGCTTTTTGGTGCGCCAATCGTAAGGATACTTGTGGACGTAGGGTTCTTCCTTCAGCAAAGCACCCGCATTTGCCAAAGCTTCGATCACTGCTTTATTCCCTTCACCCAGCACATTCAAGCCAGCAAATTCGCCTGCTTCTTTAGTGAAGTTGCCATCATCATCAACTGGCGCAAGGATAGGCAAATTATAACGCCGACCCACCTGATAATCTTCTTGACCGTGACCGGGAGCTGTGTGAACCAATCCCGTACCCGAATCGGTAGTAACATAATCTCCGCCGATAACGATCGAACTTTCGCGATCGAACAGCGGATGACGATACGTGGAACCCTCCAAAGACTTGCCAGATCCCGTCGCCTTCACCGACAGGTTAACTCCCAGAGTAGCCGACAACCGCTCTACCAACTCTGCGGCGACGATCAGGTATTTAAATTTGCTCGGTGTTTCCTCGTCTGAATTGGGAGTAACTTCCACCACTGCATAAGTGAGGTTTGGATTGACGGCGACTGCCAAATTTCCCGGTATTGTCCAGGGAGTCGTCGTCCAGATAGCTACCCCCAATTCTGGCAAGTATGGCCTCAAAGCCGATTCTAATGGCGCAGACAAACTGACGATCTCGAAAGCTGCGTAGATACTCCGCGAGGTGTGAGTAGGGCGACCTTGAGCATCTTCTGGATATTCTAATTCTGCTTCTGCCAGTGCTGTCTTGGAACTGGGACTCCAATGAACTGGCTTCAAACCCCGATAGATGTAGCCTTTCAGCACCATTTCACCGAAAACGCCGATTTGCGCCGCTTCATATTCTGGATTCAAAGTCAGATAAGGATTATCCCAATCACCCCAGACGCCGTAGCGCTTAAATCCTTGACGCTGTTGGTCTACTGTTTTGAGGGCGAAATCTCTAGCTTTGCGGCGCAGTTCCAGGGGTGTGAGGTTTTGCCGTTCTGCTGGCTTCATGTCCTGCAAAACTTTGAGTTCGATCGGCAATCCGTGACAATCCCAACCAGGAACGTAGCGAACCTTGCGTCCTTGCAGCAGCTGATACTTATTGATAATGTCTTTGAGAGTCTTATTCAGGGCGTGACCGATGTGCAGCGCCCCGTTAGCATAAGGTGGCCCGTCGTGCAAAACAAAGATATCGCCGGGATTGTTTTGCGACAGTTTTTCGTAAATCTGATTTTCGGCCCAAAATTTTTGCAGTTCTGGTTCCCGCTTGATAGCGTTCGCCCGCATATCAAACTGAGTTTTGGGCAGATTAACGGTGTCTTTATAAGTTTTGGATTCTGTCACAATCTCTGGCCGAAAAATGATGAAGGGACGTCGAAAGTCAAAAGTCAAAAGTCAAAAGTCATTGGGAATTGGGAATTGGGAATTGGGAATTGGGAATTGGGAATTGGGAATTGGGAATTGGGAATTGGGA
The window above is part of the Argonema galeatum A003/A1 genome. Proteins encoded here:
- the ileS gene encoding isoleucine--tRNA ligase, with amino-acid sequence MTESKTYKDTVNLPKTQFDMRANAIKREPELQKFWAENQIYEKLSQNNPGDIFVLHDGPPYANGALHIGHALNKTLKDIINKYQLLQGRKVRYVPGWDCHGLPIELKVLQDMKPAERQNLTPLELRRKARDFALKTVDQQRQGFKRYGVWGDWDNPYLTLNPEYEAAQIGVFGEMVLKGYIYRGLKPVHWSPSSKTALAEAELEYPEDAQGRPTHTSRSIYAAFEIVSLSAPLESALRPYLPELGVAIWTTTPWTIPGNLAVAVNPNLTYAVVEVTPNSDEETPSKFKYLIVAAELVERLSATLGVNLSVKATGSGKSLEGSTYRHPLFDRESSIVIGGDYVTTDSGTGLVHTAPGHGQEDYQVGRRYNLPILAPVDDDGNFTKEAGEFAGLNVLGEGNKAVIEALANAGALLKEEPYVHKYPYDWRTKKPTIFRATEQWFASVEGFREEALNAIASVKWIPPQGQNRITPMVAERSDWCISRQRSWGVPIPVFYDEETGEPLLTAETIAHVQAIVAEKGSDVWWELSVEELLPEKYRNGDRTYRKGTDTMDVWFDSGSSWAAVAKQRPQLHYPADMYLEGSDQHRGWFQSSLLTSVATNGIAPYKTVLTHGFTLDEQGRKMSKSLGNVIDPAMVIEGGKNQKEEPPYGADVLRLWVSSVDYSADVPISKNILKQMGDVRNKIRNTARFLLGNLHDFDPAKDAVPYENLPELDRYMLHRMTEVFEEVTEAMNSFQFFRFFQTVQNFCVVDLSNFYLDIAKDRLYISAADSFRRRSTQTVLAIAVENLARAIAPVLCHTAEDIWQFIPYPTPYKSVFESGWVKLDARWKNPELAAFWQQLRHLRGEVNKVMEQARKGDTIGSSLEAKVLLYVADDELRQRLQVLNPESQPLALFADEQLEVEEVDIPIQVTTKETSSQEWQTFLTDFSVVLSNWFDNLGGFLQNNQKPLTVLSLILAVAGVFYVTDATMDAINRIPLLKPFFTIAGVVYCLRFANRKLLKTTDRQELFAQIQSFKEEVVGKTSSRRTFIVQPAVSAQVTTEIQELTADLSSILKDSTLNKGVDELRYLFISSQVELVESPEALSGLEYKGQSDGLTVGVVKAEGEKCDRCWNYSLYVGKSALHPLLCDRCIPALALQ
- a CDS encoding ParA family protein, which encodes MGYIISTANMKGGVGKTTLTVNLAASLVKDFGKRVLVVDLDNQISATLSLMSPQDFSKRRRDKRTLRHLVNKAIKPDIKLTIPIQDVICPYVCSLKDLDLLPGDLDLYDEFLVSEMLYEKAIKGGQPNFEQIWIRFERRLVQHILSPVIKDYDFIILDCAPGYNLLTRSGLLASDFYILPAKPEPLSVIGIQLLERRLAQQREIHKDDPVNIQLLGIVFTMSGSLLTGRYYQQVMRRVNEDYSATKLFKTRIPVDVSVSKAVDTFMPVVLCNPQSPGSKAFTQLTQEFIQKISVIATVKQNPAKFDLGE
- a CDS encoding ATP-binding protein translates to MASIDQIIKREVNPFDPVTFKAGNFWQEQQDPALTVESIHQDILIEIEALLDLVAQDRRTRTLMLYGDSGSGKTYLLGRLKRTLNRKAFFVYIDPFPDSDFIWRHVLRYTVDSLLQVPQGQQESQLLLWLKGLSVFKQRSILDRIRGDRQAFIRKLRDTYTSGIYNANEFFGVLYDLLNPELRLLACDWLRGDDLDEEDLKNLRLKSDIDTEDAAQKVLANFGRIAAETQPIVLCFDQLENIARLPNGNIDLQALFTVNSSIHNQNLKNFLVIISLITDIGRQNADRIHQSDKARIDHRVSLKRITLDQAETIWASRLYPLYQQADPKPPTPISPLTRKILELKFPGGRTDPRNALRLGQKLIQGYKLGGKFEEDSVAVLKLIWLDEFNKIQQKISRIRQLSSQELIRMFQEVLAALQVAEIRPKLLPGTKYGSYSVSYEQPGKSKRVGVVWTEEPNLSNFFYVMNACQKAIQQNLCQTLYLIRAEEVGKETNKGYKLYKEIFTGLPHRLIIPDMTSVYYLATYHSLANAARSAELVVAGETPNINDLEALIRDSQILHNCSLLQDLGIVPSQENADNFRQVTNNFNGKKMDTFQQLKDFLLTLVTTQQLMGNQVLIQNALNQFPMVNESQVVQLIQQLCQENRIQLLNAKASPEAQLVCLLPKG
- a CDS encoding DNA translocase FtsK; this translates as MPYITESATIIALITKLSSAKILWADTEVADWDTAYPRLSLIQVLADPKNLNGDRAYILDVLDKSDLVAYFVNQIMANPEIEKVFHNASFDLKFLGGNKAQNVTCTLKMARKITKDRLSVSNLKLKTLAAELCQFSNIDTEEQGSDWGRRPLTEKQLKYAKLDPIYLAHVHRRLLKTINQNHPNLEDMSSMPRHEKSEQTSFSVTNVRVAFECPRLFYLHHHFDGKTLFVPEDRIKGIGTAFHKLAEDFIGIAKREPQFKALFESPVEHLSVDAIATQMQQLFYQLAFFPYLQSAIQQDSNQAAALHQIWQGLTRLIRHWTELLIKNRRDCRADAVISRTLVTGEFSLEHNFTLPDGTQQRLIGKLDSLVFDFEQKRLCVVEYKTYEPVDPSAQLAQVSLYSYMLKEKKKVPVDSAVYCVLPEFKEYRYSWEQLEKTVHQVIPHKLQQMREWLKWEPPHPNPPPPTPQPHLCDICPQQEKCQSFFVVDSSQSTSSEKVVIPPQAEKKKPEATKKPLPTPNADAIAEKLVATLKSFGISVDYQGAAIGPAFIRVRLKPHPGVRVASLLNRSADLQVQLELANPPLIAPQAGYVSVDLPRSDRQIAKIEDYIQRQQLPSTAPVKIAIGVNLDGQLLEADLSDPNTCHFLVGGTTGSGKSEFLRSLLLSLLWRHSPKHLKIALVDPKRVTFPEFEGIPSLYAPVVKDSDRAISLMTDLVAEMEQRYQLFEAAGCADISAYNQKATKPLPRIVCIFDEYADFMAEKEIRNALELSIKRLGAMARAAGIHLIVATQRPEARVVTPLIRSNLPGRVALRTASEADSIIVLGGDRKAAAYLLGKGDLLYQAGSHLHRLQSLLATIIELPQS